A window from Pichia kudriavzevii chromosome 5, complete sequence encodes these proteins:
- a CDS encoding uncharacterized protein (PKUD0E04490; Pfam Domains: Cyt-b5(9.9e-10)): MAPSFEPKTPVDLDPPKDTPLTLEQVAQCDGERNQCMWIAIMGTVFDVSKNTKMYGVGKGYHALVGKDASRALGKSSLDAEDVDPKVSWDYSSLNEKQLKTLNDWYTFFSKRYNIVGKLVDLPSTSN; the protein is encoded by the coding sequence ATGGCTCCTAGTTTTGAACCAAAGACACCTGTAGACCTCGATCCCCCAAAGGACACTCCTCTCACTCTCGAACAGGTTGCCCAATGCGATGGTGAACGAAATCAATGCATGTGGATCGCCATCATGGGGACAGTCTTTGACGTATctaaaaatacaaaaatgtACGGTGTAGGCAAAGGATATCATGCGTTGGTGGGGAAAGATGCATCTCGTGCCTTGGGGAAAAGTTCCCTTGATGCAGAAGACGTGGATCCAAAAGTCAGTTGGGATTACAGTTCTCTCAATGAGAAACaactgaaaactttgaacGATTGGTatactttcttttcaaagagataCAACATTGTCGGCAAACTTGTAGATCTGccatcaacttcaaattga
- a CDS encoding uncharacterized protein (PKUD0E04510; similar to Saccharomyces cerevisiae YNL108C (YNL108C) and YOR110W (TFC7); ancestral locus Anc_2.169; intron location uncertain), translating into MTLKTIYIARHGYRSNWLPLPEQIPPPTGIDSDPPLAPHGVKQAQELAGFITKDLPQKNLPVPQMIFSSPFYRCIETINPTAEALHLPIQLERGLGEWFKPHRKIVPVPADHLTLHKFFNTVPSEMDWLWDTVIPSLEGETEEEIFKRCQVFWSKFIPKFESIYPNVECIILVTHAATKIALGMALAGYSNVRDFLTEKDGGDGKTTRIGGSTCSLDGYAKSSNGDTWNLFMNAETSFLSCGAEMDWHFATSQFEAGKGSSKDEARKIDYTSNSNQNNHNDNIDNKESDENSDGDGDGDDEYQDVYVNLVFPASSTSYDLNNDPLHIQNSNSNQRGNMASNEIQESIDYKNEAGVSTAINKLRVSGWEKETPLVQNKNDILQGEWTRLVGTELIFDENGQYIATVDDHILLQYGRLQEQKLDKSTLLERARNLAK; encoded by the exons ATGACACTGAAAACTATCTACATTGCCCGTCACGGATACCGTTCAAACTGGCTGCCGCTTCCGGAACAGATCCCCCCACCAACAGGTATCGACAGCGATCCACCACTTGCACCACACGGTGTCAAACAGGCGCAGGAACTTGCTGGGTTTATCACGAAGGACCTCCCGCAAAAAAATCTGCCCGTGCCTCAGATGATCTTCTCATCTCCGTTCTACAGATGTATCGAAACTATCAACCCCACTGCTGAAGCGCTACATCTACCTATCCAATTAGAGAGAGGATTGGGTGAGTGGTTCAAACCGCATCGGAAGATCGTTCCGGTTCCTGCAGATCATTTGACCCTGCACAAGTTCTTCAATACCGTTCCGAGCGAAATGGATTGGTTGTGGGATACCGTTATTCCAAGTTTAGAAGGTGAAACGGAGGAGGAAATATTCAAGAGATGCCAGGTTTTCTGGTCTAAGTTTATTCCTAAATTTGAGTCGATTTACCCTAATGTGGAATGTATCATTTTGGTGACGCATGCAGCTACAAAGATTGCCTTAGGTATGGCGTTGGCTGGTTATTCAAACGTCCGGGACTTTTTAACAGAAAAAGACGGAGGTGATGGAAAGACCACCAGAATTGGCGGTAGTACGTGTTCACTCGATGGTTATGCCAAGTCCAGCAATGGCGACACTTGGAATTTGTTTATGAATGCAGAAACCAGCTTTTTGAGCTGCGGTGCAGAAATGGACTGGCATTTTGCAACTTCTCAATTCGAAGCTG GCAAAGGAAGCTCTAAAGATGAGGCCCGTAAAATTGATTATACTAGCAATAGTAATCAAAATAACCATAATGATAACATTGACAATAAGGAAAGTGACGAGAATagtgatggtgatggtgatggtgatgatgagtACCAAGATGTTTATGTCAACCTAGTCTTTCCggcatcatcaacatcataTGATCTCAACAATGATCCACTTCACATTCAAAATAGCAATTCCAATCAAAGAGGAAATATGGCATCGAATGAGATCCAAGAATCTATTGACTATAAAAACGAAGCAGGTGTTTCAACAGCAATAAATAAACTCCGTGTATCTGGTTGGGAGAAGGAGACACCCTTGGTGCAAAATAAAAACGATATTCTACAAGGTGAATGGACTAGATTGGTTGGTACAGAGCTTATATTTGACGAAAACGGACAGTATATTGCAACAGTTGACGATCACATCTTACTCCAATACGGACGTTTACAGGAACAGAAGCTTGATAAATCAACCCTTCTAGAAAGAGCACGAAACCTTGCTAAGTAG
- a CDS encoding uncharacterized protein (PKUD0E04500; similar to Saccharomyces cerevisiae YMR123W (PKR1); ancestral locus Anc_2.415) codes for MSNFLVRLWDAIFLPGTNRELEQATHASFALLTLSLVWMLYTSRSIHFFNLLVISLCLWAAVAWFLTELKKEKAKLKSNGELLAEQEETSLSSSSPSSPSSQTPADSAESAAIPPSKGKTTGASANFKD; via the coding sequence ATGAGCAACTTCCTAGTCCGTCTCTGGGACGCCATCTTCCTTCCGGGAACAAACCGTGAACTCGAGCAGGCAACACACGCCTCATTTGCCCTCCTAACTCTCTCCCTTGTATGGATGCTCTACACGAGCAGATCtatccatttcttcaacctccTCGTTATCTCCCTCTGTCTCTGGGCCGCCGTGGCGTGGTTTCTAACCGAACTtaagaaggaaaaggcaAAACTCAAGAGCAACGGCGAACTGCTGGCCGAGCAGGAGGAAACGTCattgtcttcatcgtctCCGTCGTCTCCGTCGTCTCAAACTCCTGCAGACTCTGCAGAATCTGCAGCGATTCCTCCATCAAAGGGGAAAACTACTGGTGCATCGGCCAATTTCAAGGATTGA